A genomic region of Paenibacillus sp. PL2-23 contains the following coding sequences:
- a CDS encoding SDR family NAD(P)-dependent oxidoreductase, with protein MHTTGHTVVITGGASGIGLALTERFVREGNKVIIVGRDPVKLNAAKAKFPDIAVFVCDLRSEAETDALVAQLKEAHPDISVLVNNAGMQNIESLAQPRDENMGKRIAEEIEVNLTSPIQLTAKLLPVLALREEAAIVNVSSGLALSPKRSAPVYCATKAGIHVFTKALRYQLESTSVRVFDIIPPLVDTAMTRGRGGTNKMSPDQLAEQFWHAYKRDQFEVAIGKVRLLKLLKRILPSVADRLLKNS; from the coding sequence ATGCATACGACAGGCCATACGGTAGTCATTACGGGGGGCGCGTCCGGGATCGGACTGGCGTTGACGGAGAGGTTCGTTCGTGAAGGCAACAAGGTCATTATTGTTGGCAGAGATCCCGTTAAGCTGAACGCTGCAAAAGCTAAATTTCCGGACATCGCTGTATTCGTCTGCGACTTGCGCTCGGAGGCGGAGACCGATGCCCTCGTGGCCCAATTGAAGGAAGCCCATCCCGATATAAGCGTGCTGGTCAATAATGCCGGCATGCAGAATATAGAGTCGCTTGCTCAGCCGCGGGATGAGAATATGGGGAAGCGGATTGCGGAAGAGATCGAGGTCAATTTGACGTCTCCGATCCAGCTCACCGCCAAGCTGCTGCCTGTGCTTGCTCTTCGTGAGGAAGCCGCGATTGTCAATGTATCCTCGGGACTTGCCCTTTCGCCCAAAAGGAGCGCGCCTGTCTATTGCGCCACGAAGGCAGGCATTCATGTTTTCACTAAGGCTCTGCGATACCAGCTGGAATCGACGAGCGTGCGGGTATTCGATATCATCCCTCCTCTGGTGGACACCGCTATGACAAGGGGGAGGGGAGGCACAAACAAGATGTCGCCCGACCAGCTCGCCGAACAATTCTGGCATGCCTATAAGCGTGACCAATTCGAGGTGGCGATCGGCAAGGTGAGGCTGCTGAAGCTCCTGAAGCGCATCCTCCCATCCGTTGCCGACAGGCTGCTGAAGAACAGCTGA
- a CDS encoding helix-turn-helix transcriptional regulator: MNNRLEEIRKQRGIKQEELAAALEVSRQTIGSLENGRYNPSILLAFKIARYFGMSIEDIFIYEEEEDVNV; the protein is encoded by the coding sequence TTGAATAACCGTTTAGAGGAAATTCGCAAGCAGCGGGGCATTAAGCAGGAGGAATTAGCAGCTGCTCTGGAGGTGTCCCGGCAAACCATTGGTTCGCTGGAGAACGGACGCTATAACCCGTCCATTCTGTTAGCGTTTAAGATTGCCCGCTATTTCGGCATGAGCATTGAGGACATTTTTATTTACGAAGAGGAAGAGGATGTGAACGTATGA
- a CDS encoding sigma-70 family RNA polymerase sigma factor, which produces MNETAEELQLFESVKPALTSYCYRMLGSIDDADDAVQETYIRVWQSWSTFRQEASFNTWVYRIASNICLDKLRQAKRRIRPVDYGGPASTIVEPRDMLPDAYWIWPAPDLPETPEDIMVRRDTLQICFLALLQTLPPRQRAVLILKDVFEWPSKQIAETLNMSPAAVNSALQRARVTLEREKLRSDVRVTSKAEPDQELLSKYVEAFEQFDVETLVALFHEEGRMSMPPFTMWVCGKEHLSAFFTLTRSHCEGSRFVPITANGGYPALAQYVPSQEGDALIPWAIHLLELRNGEIYHVQHFIGAHLFAQFRLPLQLHR; this is translated from the coding sequence ATGAACGAAACGGCAGAAGAGCTTCAGTTGTTCGAAAGTGTCAAGCCGGCATTAACGTCCTACTGCTACAGAATGTTAGGGTCCATCGATGACGCAGACGATGCCGTTCAGGAGACCTATATACGTGTCTGGCAGAGCTGGAGCACCTTCCGACAAGAGGCCTCCTTCAACACGTGGGTGTATCGGATCGCCTCCAACATTTGTCTGGATAAGCTGAGACAAGCCAAACGCCGCATACGGCCCGTTGATTATGGCGGTCCTGCCTCGACTATTGTTGAGCCCCGCGACATGCTGCCAGACGCTTATTGGATTTGGCCGGCACCAGATTTGCCAGAAACGCCGGAGGATATTATGGTGCGCCGAGATACGCTTCAGATCTGTTTCCTTGCGCTGCTGCAGACCCTCCCTCCCCGCCAAAGAGCGGTACTGATTCTGAAGGATGTATTCGAGTGGCCATCCAAGCAAATCGCGGAGACGCTCAACATGTCCCCGGCAGCCGTGAACAGCGCCCTGCAGAGAGCAAGGGTGACACTGGAGCGGGAGAAGCTTCGCTCGGATGTGCGGGTTACCAGCAAGGCTGAACCGGATCAGGAGCTGTTGTCCAAATATGTGGAGGCGTTTGAGCAATTCGATGTCGAAACACTGGTTGCGTTATTCCATGAGGAAGGCCGTATGTCCATGCCTCCGTTCACAATGTGGGTGTGCGGCAAGGAGCATTTGTCCGCGTTTTTTACGCTGACGCGCAGCCATTGCGAGGGCTCCCGCTTTGTACCTATTACGGCTAACGGTGGTTATCCAGCGCTGGCGCAGTATGTGCCGAGCCAAGAGGGGGATGCTCTTATTCCATGGGCCATTCATCTGCTTGAGTTGCGGAATGGAGAGATCTATCATGTGCAACACTTTATTGGAGCCCATTTATTTGCTCAATTCCGTCTTCCTTTGCAATTACACCGATGA
- a CDS encoding VOC family protein produces the protein MTVKLTPYITLEGRVKEAIQFYKEAIGAEIISLMTYGEMPDMPSTFTDELKNLVAHAKLKVGDTELMLSDTPNQSGTMGDGKRVTICITTHNVEHARTIFEALRQGGQVNMPFQEEPFSPGFGDVTDRFGVTFQVYTELQPEV, from the coding sequence ATGACGGTTAAGCTTACCCCTTATATCACCTTAGAGGGACGCGTGAAGGAAGCGATTCAGTTCTACAAGGAAGCCATAGGCGCGGAGATTATCTCCCTGATGACCTACGGCGAGATGCCTGACATGCCCAGCACCTTCACTGACGAGTTAAAAAATCTTGTGGCGCATGCCAAGCTGAAGGTAGGCGATACGGAGCTGATGCTGTCAGATACGCCCAACCAGTCGGGGACGATGGGTGATGGGAAGCGGGTTACCATTTGTATAACAACCCATAATGTGGAGCATGCCAGAACGATATTTGAAGCGCTTCGCCAAGGCGGCCAAGTGAACATGCCGTTTCAAGAAGAGCCCTTCAGCCCTGGCTTCGGCGATGTCACAGACCGGTTCGGAGTAACGTTCCAAGTGTATACGGAGCTGCAGCCTGAGGTGTAG
- a CDS encoding stalk domain-containing protein, producing MPMKKTVMVSMLAAAISAAAVTPVLAQTTSQQAMTFEIATFYVNANPVDIRTIMAGGQTLASVRDLVDAMGAKLHITSSKAILVYANDHFLELQAGSSTIYVDGEEQMLATPVTQVAYTNFIDPAAFAEALGAKYEDNHISTIEMLDGVEQAVWVNGSQLLASNSVGEGREDYLVDAMTGAYELLLASEGASGLVLSPDGSKAAYSDADGIVYTIDLATKKQMKISDDATIKNELTWAKDGSALFFLQGDKSSVIAKLSLADGTVTKVLDDKVDYKMDLQVSADGKQFTYYVVKQPKVTADSSKEVELDDVAIDATGTEPQIYYYDGSFANTKPVQLTKDATDKAFLAFAADGSQVSYINMTADEESVGQLLTVDNKGMKASKPVFTKKDVYQLTQSGGMLYVLTAYGPTTNGIYEINPATGASQFISFVSDSAMELVISDESHVAAIVDGQLQVSVQGKWKNITN from the coding sequence ATGCCAATGAAAAAAACAGTAATGGTCTCTATGCTCGCAGCAGCGATCAGCGCAGCAGCAGTTACTCCCGTGCTCGCACAAACCACTAGCCAGCAAGCCATGACATTCGAAATCGCGACTTTTTATGTAAACGCCAATCCCGTTGATATTCGTACCATTATGGCTGGCGGCCAAACACTGGCATCTGTCCGCGATCTTGTGGACGCGATGGGCGCCAAGCTACATATAACCAGCAGCAAAGCGATTCTGGTATACGCTAACGATCATTTCCTGGAGCTCCAGGCAGGCTCGTCCACGATCTATGTGGATGGCGAAGAGCAGATGCTGGCTACGCCGGTTACCCAGGTTGCCTATACGAACTTCATTGACCCAGCGGCATTCGCAGAAGCGCTTGGCGCAAAGTATGAAGACAACCACATCTCCACCATCGAGATGCTGGACGGCGTAGAGCAAGCGGTATGGGTGAACGGCTCGCAGCTGCTAGCCTCGAACTCCGTAGGCGAAGGCCGCGAGGACTACCTGGTAGATGCCATGACGGGCGCTTATGAGCTGCTGCTTGCGTCGGAAGGCGCTTCAGGGCTGGTGCTGTCGCCAGACGGCTCCAAGGCTGCGTATTCCGATGCTGACGGCATCGTCTATACGATTGATCTTGCGACGAAGAAGCAGATGAAGATCAGCGACGATGCAACGATCAAGAATGAGCTGACATGGGCCAAGGACGGCTCTGCGCTCTTCTTCCTGCAGGGCGACAAGAGCTCCGTCATCGCTAAGCTCTCCCTGGCCGACGGCACTGTCACCAAGGTACTGGACGATAAGGTGGATTACAAGATGGATCTGCAGGTATCCGCAGACGGCAAGCAATTCACTTATTATGTCGTGAAGCAGCCGAAGGTAACGGCGGACAGCAGCAAGGAAGTGGAGCTGGATGATGTTGCGATCGACGCGACAGGCACAGAGCCGCAGATCTATTATTACGATGGAAGCTTCGCCAACACGAAGCCGGTTCAATTGACGAAGGATGCTACGGATAAAGCATTCCTGGCGTTCGCTGCTGACGGCTCCCAGGTAAGCTACATCAATATGACAGCTGACGAAGAGAGCGTGGGCCAGCTCTTGACGGTGGACAACAAGGGCATGAAGGCCAGCAAGCCAGTTTTCACGAAGAAGGACGTCTACCAATTGACGCAAAGCGGCGGCATGCTGTATGTCCTCACGGCTTATGGTCCGACGACCAATGGCATTTATGAGATCAACCCCGCAACAGGAGCTAGTCAATTTATTAGCTTTGTCTCCGACAGCGCGATGGAGCTTGTGATCTCCGATGAGTCTCATGTAGCAGCCATTGTAGACGGTCAGCTTCAGGTTTCTGTACAGGGCAAGTGGAAAAATATTACGAACTAA
- a CDS encoding phosphate ABC transporter substrate-binding protein, whose product MKWFKQLSIAALIAAISFSSIPASTPVAEAASKLSGKIVINGSSALLPLTLQASNEFKKLHPKVKISASAAGSITGPQAVRKGIADIGAVDWDASKDVPGFKKFDGQVAHKVAVIPFAAVVNSKVGVKDLSTKELQGIFSGKITNWKDVGGDDAKIIVVNRTFGSGTRVNFQDKALKGESFMTKGDNYKEVKTSGDMKTAIETTPNAIGYMDLAYVTSKMTAVSIDGVAPTEANVVNGKYKVWGYGYYMTKGQPSGATAEFIKYVQSTKFQNGSLKKLKFIPISAIK is encoded by the coding sequence ATGAAATGGTTCAAACAATTATCCATCGCAGCGTTAATCGCGGCGATTAGCTTCAGCTCTATTCCGGCATCCACTCCAGTAGCGGAAGCCGCCAGCAAGCTGAGCGGCAAGATTGTCATCAATGGCTCATCCGCGCTGCTTCCACTGACGCTGCAAGCGTCCAATGAGTTCAAGAAGCTGCACCCGAAGGTGAAAATCTCGGCATCTGCTGCCGGCTCCATCACTGGACCTCAGGCTGTACGCAAGGGCATCGCGGACATCGGAGCGGTGGACTGGGATGCATCGAAGGATGTGCCGGGCTTCAAAAAATTTGATGGCCAGGTCGCCCATAAGGTTGCGGTTATTCCCTTCGCAGCGGTTGTGAACAGCAAGGTTGGCGTCAAGGACCTGTCCACGAAGGAGCTTCAAGGCATCTTCTCCGGCAAAATCACGAACTGGAAGGATGTTGGCGGGGATGACGCCAAGATTATCGTCGTGAACCGTACCTTCGGCTCCGGCACTCGCGTCAACTTCCAGGATAAGGCGCTCAAGGGCGAGAGCTTCATGACCAAAGGCGACAACTACAAGGAAGTGAAGACAAGCGGCGACATGAAGACGGCGATCGAGACAACTCCGAACGCTATCGGCTATATGGACCTTGCTTATGTCACGTCCAAGATGACGGCTGTAAGCATTGATGGAGTGGCGCCTACTGAAGCGAACGTCGTAAACGGCAAATACAAGGTATGGGGCTATGGCTACTATATGACCAAAGGCCAGCCTTCTGGCGCGACTGCTGAGTTCATCAAGTATGTACAGAGCACGAAGTTCCAGAACGGTTCTCTCAAAAAGCTTAAATTCATTCCAATCTCCGCTATCAAATAA
- the pstC gene encoding phosphate ABC transporter permease subunit PstC codes for MLENTQVARQSKLSTELGRTILSGQHKPFNRKARLILANRLFRYLCIIAAGFVCLVLFMILALMLRTGALTFGEISPAQFFFSAEWNPENEQYGAWIFIFGTIALTALTLLISVPISLVVAIFLSVFVPTWMKNALRPILDLLVGIPSVVYGYLGLTVLIPLIRQVTGSGMGDGLLAAALVLTIMVLPTISRISDDAISAVPNRFRDASYALGATRMQTVFRVLLPSAKGGIMYAVILGMARAVGETMAVVMVIGNTPQLADSLLKPTSVLTSNIVMQISNVPFDSTWNYALYFMGFLLLIISLLMIITIRFLQRKGSQL; via the coding sequence ATGTTAGAAAATACGCAAGTCGCGCGGCAGTCCAAGCTCTCGACAGAGCTGGGACGTACGATCCTGTCCGGCCAGCATAAGCCGTTTAACCGGAAGGCCAGACTGATTCTCGCGAATCGGCTGTTCCGTTATCTTTGCATCATAGCGGCAGGCTTTGTCTGCCTTGTGCTGTTCATGATTCTTGCGCTTATGCTGCGAACCGGAGCACTGACTTTCGGCGAAATATCACCCGCTCAATTCTTCTTCTCGGCGGAATGGAACCCTGAGAATGAGCAGTATGGCGCGTGGATTTTTATATTCGGCACAATAGCGCTGACGGCATTAACCCTGCTGATCAGCGTGCCAATTTCATTAGTCGTAGCAATCTTCCTGTCCGTATTTGTGCCGACGTGGATGAAGAATGCGCTGCGTCCTATTCTGGATCTGCTCGTCGGCATTCCGTCCGTCGTGTACGGCTACTTAGGGTTGACGGTGCTTATTCCGCTTATTCGGCAAGTGACCGGCAGCGGGATGGGCGACGGCTTGCTGGCGGCGGCCCTGGTCCTTACGATTATGGTGCTGCCTACCATTAGCCGTATTAGCGATGATGCCATCAGTGCAGTTCCCAACCGGTTCCGAGATGCTTCCTACGCGCTTGGCGCAACGAGAATGCAGACGGTATTCCGCGTGCTCCTGCCCTCAGCCAAGGGCGGCATTATGTACGCTGTCATTCTGGGCATGGCTCGCGCAGTTGGCGAGACGATGGCTGTCGTGATGGTCATCGGGAACACGCCGCAGCTGGCCGACAGCCTGCTTAAGCCGACGTCCGTGCTGACGAGCAATATTGTTATGCAGATCTCGAACGTGCCCTTTGACTCTACGTGGAACTACGCATTGTATTTCATGGGCTTCCTGCTGCTCATTATTTCACTGCTTATGATTATTACGATTCGATTCTTGCAGAGGAAGGGATCACAGCTATGA
- the pstA gene encoding phosphate ABC transporter permease PstA, giving the protein MKRKPLPVKSAEGNPFVGNHTLSKWKDRLFTAFVWSLGLVIIAFIFGLLYLILQDGLPKLTWDFIIGIPNEIEEGGGIGPTLLNSFYVLFVSLVISIPLGLAAGIYLAEFAPDNKLIDFVRVCVEGLASVPSIIFGLFGIAIFVEYFQIGLTILGGGVSLALLNLPVLTRVTEESIRLVPQEQKQASFALGASHLQTIQRALLPAAMNGIITGICLVAGRAFGESAVIILTAGVTTSGEMWDFNLFSPGATLAVHLWYVQSEAIVSDAGEIAQKAAAVLVFVVLLINLVFRIPLWYNALRTKRS; this is encoded by the coding sequence ATGAAGCGTAAGCCATTGCCTGTCAAGAGTGCTGAAGGGAATCCGTTTGTCGGCAATCATACGTTAAGCAAATGGAAGGACCGGCTGTTCACCGCATTTGTGTGGAGCCTCGGGCTTGTCATTATCGCCTTTATATTCGGCTTGCTCTACCTGATTCTGCAGGACGGACTGCCGAAGCTGACGTGGGATTTCATTATTGGCATACCGAATGAAATTGAAGAGGGCGGCGGCATTGGACCGACGCTGCTGAATTCGTTCTACGTGCTGTTCGTATCGCTTGTCATCTCCATACCGCTGGGGCTCGCGGCAGGCATCTATCTGGCTGAATTTGCGCCGGACAACAAGCTGATCGACTTCGTTCGGGTATGCGTAGAGGGTCTCGCCTCCGTGCCGTCTATCATATTCGGCTTATTCGGCATTGCAATCTTCGTCGAATATTTCCAGATTGGACTTACGATATTAGGCGGAGGCGTCAGCCTGGCGCTGCTGAATCTGCCCGTGCTGACCAGGGTGACGGAGGAGTCGATTCGGCTGGTTCCGCAGGAGCAGAAGCAAGCCTCCTTCGCTCTTGGCGCCTCGCACCTCCAGACCATTCAGCGCGCGCTTCTTCCAGCAGCGATGAATGGCATCATTACAGGCATCTGCCTGGTGGCGGGAAGAGCCTTCGGGGAAAGCGCGGTTATTATCTTAACCGCAGGCGTAACCACCTCGGGAGAGATGTGGGACTTCAACCTGTTCTCTCCGGGAGCGACGCTGGCCGTCCATCTCTGGTATGTGCAGTCTGAGGCCATCGTCAGCGATGCCGGAGAAATTGCGCAGAAGGCTGCCGCGGTGCTCGTCTTCGTGGTACTGCTTATTAATCTCGTCTTCCGTATTCCGCTATGG